From Caretta caretta isolate rCarCar2 chromosome 14, rCarCar1.hap1, whole genome shotgun sequence, the proteins below share one genomic window:
- the LOC142069215 gene encoding olfactory receptor 10A7-like, with protein MANTEGRNQTSITEFVLLGFRDLPELLALLFLLFLVIYVVTLAGNILIVALVVADRHFHTPMYFFLGNLSCLETCYTSTLLPRVLASFLTGDNTISVSGCMTPFYFVSFFAAAECYLLAVMSYDRYSAICKPLHYAALMNTRFCLSLAAGSWINGFLAGIIVIVLMLQLTFCGPNKINHFCCESTEMLNLCCNGTNQIELVITILAAIFTLPPFVLTMMSYVCIIFTILRIPSTAGRQKAFSTCSSHLIVVAIFCGTLITVYLLPKTNTLRDLNKVFFICYAILTPMANPFIYSLINHEVKEALKKLSVSV; from the coding sequence ATGGCAAACACAGAAGGGAGGAATCAAACGTCCATCACAGAATTCGTCCTCCTGGGATTCAGGGATCTTCCTGAACTGCTGGCCCTACTCTTCCTGCTGTTTCTAGTGATCTACGTTGTGACCTTGGCCGGGAACATCCTCATTGTTGCGCTAGTTGTGGCTGATCGGCActttcacacccccatgtacttcttcctggggaacttgtcctgcttggagacctgctacacctcCACCCTCCTGCCCAGGGTACTGGCCAGTTTCCTGACAGGGGACAATACCATTTCTGTTAGTGGTTGTATGACAccattttattttgttagtttctttgctgCTGCAGAATGCTATCTGCTAGCAGTGATGTCATATGATCGGTACTCGGCGATATGCAAACCGCTCCATTATGCGGCCCTCATGAATACCAGGTTCTGCCTGTCGTTAGCAGCTGGGTCTTGGATAAATGGATTTCTGGCTGGTATCATAGTCATAGTTCTTATGTTACAATTAACTTTCTGTGGCCCCAATAAAATCAATCATTTCTGCTGTGAATCCACAGAAATGTTAAATCTCTGCTGCAATGGCACCAACCAGATAGAGCTTGTCATTACCATCCTGGCTGCTATATTCACTCTGCCTCCATTTGTATTAACCATGATGTCCTACGTGTGTATCATCTtcaccatcctgagaatcccttccactgccgggaggcaaaaggcattttctacctgctcctctcacctcattgtggtgGCCATTTTCTGTGGGACCCTAATCACTGTGTACCTGCTACCAAAAACCAACACACTGAGAGACCTGAACAAAGTGTTCTTCATCTGCTACGCAATTCTGACTCCTATGGCCAATCCCTTCATATACAGCCTGATTAACCACGAGGTCAAGGAAGCCCTGAAAAAACTGTCAGTAAGTGTCTAG
- the LOC142069214 gene encoding olfactory receptor 6N1-like, which produces MADCRNQTAITEFFLLGFGDLPDLQILLFLMFLVIYMATVVGNTLIVVLVVADQHLHSPMYFFLGNLSCVETCYTSAIMPWMLASLLTGDKTISVSGCIIQLYFFGSLAATECCLLAVMSYDRYLAICKPLHYSTLMNIRFSFQLAAGSWLNGFLPITIFVLFLSQLIFCGPNEIDHLYCDPLPLIELSCSDTHQVILADFILACVFTLPPFLLTLTSYMCIIATILRIPSTTGRQKAFSTCSSHLIVVTIFYGTLMIVYMLPKRGTLRDLNKVLSLCYTVLTPLVNPLIYSLRNREVKEALRKAVSKCGFCKNVQRL; this is translated from the coding sequence ATGGCAGACTGCAGAAACCAAACAGCCATCACTGAATTCTTCCTCCTGGGATTCGGGGATCTCCCTGACCTGCAAATTCTTCTCTTCCTAATGTTCCTAGTGATCTACATGGCAACCGTGGTTGGGAACACCCTCATTGTGGTGCTTGTTGTGGCTGACCAGCATCTTCAcagccccatgtacttcttcctggggaattTGTCCTGCGTAGAGACCTGCTACACCTCAGCCATCATGCCCTggatgctggccagtctcctgactggggacaaaACCATCTCAGTCAGTGGCTGCATCATACAACTGTATTTCTTTGGTTCTCTGGCAGCTACAGAATGCTGTCTCCTAGCAGTGatgtcttatgatcggtatttagCGATATGTAAACCCCTGCACTATTCAACTCTTATGAACATCAGGTTTTCCTTCCAGTTGGCTGCTGGCTCCTGGTTAAATGGTTTTTTGCCTATTACCATCTTTGTCTTATTCCTATCACAGTTAATATTCTGTGGCCCAAATGAAATTGACCATTTGTATTGTGATCCCCTCCCACTGATAGAGCTCTCCTGCAGTGACACCCACCAGGTAATATTGGCGGATTTCATACTAGCCTGTGTATTCACCCTGCCTCCATTCCTACTAACCCTGACATCCTACATGTGCATCATCGCCACaatcctgagaatcccttccaccaccgggaggcaaaaggccttttccacctgctcctctcacctcattgtggtgaCAATTTTCTATGGAACCCTAATGATTGTCTACATGCTACCGAAACGTGGTACACTGAGAGACCTAAACAAAGTGCTCTCTCTTTGCTACACGGTCCTGACTCCCCTGGtaaaccccctcatctacagcctgagaaacagagaggtcAAGGAAGCTTTGAGGAAAGCAGTCAGTAAATGTGGCTTTTGCAAAAACGTGCAGAGACTCTGA